The following are encoded in a window of Candidatus Binatia bacterium genomic DNA:
- a CDS encoding ABC transporter permease — MSLSLPHAISVWRRNAAMYRRTWMLNILPNFFEPVLYLAAIGIGVGGYINEIGGTSYLQFLAPGLICVAAMNGASFEVTYNIFVRLTFEKSYDAMLTTPIEPDDVLAGEVLWAMTRSCIYGGCFFIVIALFGLFPRPAALLVLPIIPLTGLLFAALGMAFTLRIPNIDLFSFYFTLFLTPLFLFSDIFFPLKERLSGGWLWVAEILPLLHPVRMARATFRGEASTILLWDLAYMLALSGLLLAWARRSVRRRLTS; from the coding sequence ATGAGTCTCTCACTACCCCACGCGATCTCCGTCTGGCGGCGCAATGCGGCCATGTATCGCCGCACGTGGATGTTGAACATCCTGCCGAATTTCTTCGAGCCCGTCCTCTACCTGGCCGCTATTGGCATCGGTGTCGGTGGATACATCAACGAGATCGGCGGCACCTCGTACCTGCAGTTTCTGGCGCCTGGACTGATATGTGTCGCGGCGATGAACGGCGCCAGCTTCGAGGTGACGTACAACATCTTTGTCCGCCTGACCTTCGAGAAGTCCTACGACGCCATGTTGACGACGCCGATCGAGCCGGATGACGTGCTTGCCGGCGAAGTGCTGTGGGCAATGACGCGTTCGTGCATCTACGGCGGCTGCTTCTTCATCGTCATCGCCCTCTTCGGCCTGTTCCCGCGGCCCGCCGCGTTGTTGGTTCTGCCGATCATTCCGCTGACGGGATTGCTTTTCGCCGCGCTCGGCATGGCCTTCACGCTGCGTATCCCCAACATCGACCTGTTCAGCTTCTACTTCACGCTGTTTCTGACCCCGCTGTTCCTGTTTTCCGACATCTTCTTCCCGTTGAAAGAGCGGCTTTCGGGAGGGTGGCTATGGGTGGCAGAGATCCTTCCGCTGCTGCACCCGGTCCGCATGGCCCGCGCCACGTTCCGTGGCGAGGCTTCAACCATCCTCCTGTGGGACCTTGCGTATATGCTCGCCCTCTCTGGACTGCTTCTCGCCTGGGCGCGCCGCAGCGTACGCCGGCGATTGACCAGCTAG
- a CDS encoding carbon-nitrogen hydrolase family protein, whose amino-acid sequence MPARQFTAAAVQLCAGSNKAENLDKAESFVAAAARQGAQLVVLPEVFLWRGPRTEERHGAEPIPGPSTARLADLARGLKLYLLAGSILEQTAGDTAGGKVFNTSLLFDPRGEIIGRYRKTHLFDIDLPGHVTIRESDTRVAGDEAVTVPTELGVIGMSVCYDLRFPELYRRLTLAGAEIITIPSAFTFPTGAAHWEILLRARAIENQVYIIAPDQIGRSPSGHVDFGNSMIVDPWGKPVARAADREMVIVAEIDRDYQQKVRRELPCLDHIKFGR is encoded by the coding sequence ATGCCCGCGCGCCAGTTCACTGCAGCAGCGGTCCAGCTCTGTGCCGGATCAAACAAAGCTGAGAATCTCGACAAGGCGGAATCGTTTGTCGCCGCGGCGGCCCGTCAAGGCGCCCAGCTCGTCGTCTTACCCGAGGTGTTTCTGTGGCGCGGACCGCGAACGGAAGAACGCCACGGTGCAGAGCCGATCCCGGGCCCGAGCACGGCGCGTCTCGCGGACCTGGCACGAGGCCTGAAGCTGTACCTCCTGGCGGGCTCCATCCTCGAGCAGACCGCCGGCGACACCGCTGGCGGCAAGGTTTTCAATACCAGTCTGCTGTTCGACCCCCGCGGGGAGATCATCGGGCGTTACCGCAAGACCCACCTGTTCGATATCGACCTTCCGGGTCACGTCACCATCCGCGAGTCTGACACCCGCGTCGCAGGGGACGAGGCGGTCACAGTGCCGACTGAACTGGGGGTGATCGGGATGAGCGTGTGTTACGACCTGCGCTTTCCGGAACTCTACCGGCGACTCACTTTGGCAGGGGCAGAGATCATCACCATTCCCTCCGCATTCACCTTCCCTACCGGCGCCGCACACTGGGAGATCCTGCTGCGCGCCCGGGCCATCGAAAACCAGGTCTACATCATCGCCCCGGATCAAATCGGCCGCAGCCCGAGCGGCCACGTCGATTTCGGCAACTCCATGATCGTCGATCCCTGGGGCAAGCCGGTGGCACGGGCCGCCGATCGCGAGATGGTGATCGTCGCCGAGATCGATCGAGACTATCAGCAGAAAGTCCGGCGAGAACTGCCATGCCTCGATCACATCAAGTTCGGAAGGTAG